DNA from Helicobacter pylori:
CAGGCTATTATAAGCATGCTTTAAAAAACCCTATTTTTGATGAAATCATCAAAACCCTATTCAATGGAGCCAGATACGATAATCGTGTAGTCTCAAGCTTAGCGATTCTTTTTATCCTCATCGGATTATTGGGGTTATTGGCCCCTAAACACCAAACCAGAATGCTTAATGTTGTGGCGTGTTTTTCTATCGTTATTATCCTGTTTTTAAATATTGCTAACATTGTTTATTATGGCATTTATGGGAATGTGTTTGATGAAAATTTATTGGAATTTCTGCATGAAGACACGCTCACGATTTTAAAAATGAGTGGGGAATACCCTATTTTTTCTAGTTTTTCACTCTTTATAATCCTTAGCGTTTTAATTTCTTTTATCTATTTCAAACTCCAAAACGCCCTTTTTAAGCCCACAAATGTTTATCAAACCACCAAACCCCTTAAAACTTTCATTTTATTTGCGCTTTTTTCACTCACGCAAATGTTTTACATTAACGCGCAATTGAGCTTTGTTGGCGCATCTTTAGATCTCAGCATAGAGCCAGCCAAAGATCCTTTTTTAATGAAAATCACCCCCGGTGCGTTTCGTAACCTTTATCTTTTAGCACGCAATTACAGACAAAGCCATAATCTTAAATTCAGCGATTTTGCTAAAGAAACGCCTTTAGAAGTGGCGAAAAATTATTTCAATCTTAAAGAAAACCCCTCAAACAACCTCTATGAGTTGCTAACTCAGACAAGCCGCAACAATTCCAATCAAACCATTCAACATGTTTTTTATATCGTTTCAGAGTCTTTGAGTTCATGGCATTTTGATCCAAAATTTGACGCTATAGGACTAACGAGCGCTTTACAAAATTTGGTTAAAAAAGAGCATGCCTACATGCTTTCTGCTTTTATTGAAAGCGCCCCACGGACCGTTAAAAGCCTAGATGTCCAAATCACAGGCTTACCCTATATCAATGATAATAATTTAGTTAATTCAGGAGTGATCCTTAAAAGCTTTCCTATGGCGATTGGCAATATCATGAAAACTCTGGGTTATAAAAACAACTTTTATTATGGGGGTAGCGGGATTTGGAACAAACTAACTAGTTTCACCAAAAAACAAGGTTTTCACGCCCTTTATTTCAATAACCACCTCTTAGAATTTGCCAAAAACAAGCCCTACCCTAAGCCCATAGAGAGCAACTGGGGAGTGCATGATAATATTTTATTTGACTATATTTTAGAAAACACTAACCCTAATGAAAAAACTTTCAGCATGGTCATGACTTTAAGCAATCATGCGATCAAAAATGTGAATCTCAAAGCCTTTGGCGTGCCTTTAGAAAAAATCCAAAAATTTGTGGAAAACACCCCCAAAGCAGAAAATATACCGGACGCTAATTCTTTAGGGCATATTTACTGGTATGACAAAGTGGTAGTCAATTTCATCCAAAAAGCCAGCCAAAAATTCCCTAACTCGCTTTTTATCATCACAGGGGATCATTTTGACAGGAGCTATGAATACGCTAAAAACGATTTATATACGATTAAATCCGTGCCGCTTATTTTGTTCGCCCCTACTTTAAAGCCTGAAAAAATCAGTCAAGTCGGATCGCATTTAGACATCGCCCCTACGATTGTTGAACTGGTCGCTCCTAAAGGTTTTCAATTTGTGAGTTTTGGAAAACCTTTATTTTCTAACAATACAACAAACTCTCCAAGCCACCCCAATTACGCGCTAGGTTATGAAGCGATCGCTACCAAAGATTATTTTTATAATCCGAGTTTGGGGTTAAGGTATTTGAATGAAAACCACAAGGAACAAAAGGATAAACAAAACGACAAAACAAAAGCTTCTCATTTTTACCAGCAATTAGAATCCTTAAAAGCCCTTAGTTATTACTTGCTCTATCATGGGGCTAACCTTAAAGATTGACAAACTGAGTTTTTAATTCCATTAAACGCATGATTTTTGCTACAATAATAGGATTTTAATGGATAAAGGACAAATAAGCATGCCAAATAGAGGCGTTGTTTTATTAGACGGGCAAGCGCTAGCTTATGATATAGAAAAAGATTTGAAAAATAAAATCCAAATAATAACCACGCAAACGCACAAACGCCCCAAACTAGCCGTGATTTTAGTGGGGAAAGATCCTGCTAGTATCACTTATGTCAATATGAAGATCAAAGCATGCGAAAGGGTGGGCATGGATTTTGACTTAAAAACCCTCCAAGAAAATATCACTGAAGCCAAATTGCTGTCCTTGATTAAAGATTACAATACCGATCAAAACATTTCAGGCGTTTTAGTCCAGCTCCCCCTACCCAGACACATTGACACTAAAATGATTTTAGAAGCCATTGACCCCAGTAAAGATGTGGATGGTTTCCACCCCCTTAATATCGGCAAGCTCTGCACTCAAAAAGAATCGTTTCTGCCAGCTACCCCTATGGGCGTGATGCGTCTTTTAGAGCATTATCATATTGAAATCAAGGGCAAGGATGTGGCGATTATTGGGGCGAGCAATATCATTGGAAAACCTTTAAGCATGCTCATGTTAAACGCTGGGGCTAGCGTGAGCGTGTGCCATATTTTGACTAAAGACATTAGCTTTTACACCCAAAACGCTGATATTATCTGCGTGGGCGTGGGTAAGCCTGATTTGATTAAAGCGAGCATGTTAAAAAAAGGGGCTGTAGTGGTGGATATTGGGATCAATCATTTGAATGATGGGCGTATCGTGGGCGATGTGGATTTTAACAACGCGCAAAAAGTTGCCGGTTTTATCACCCCTGTGCCTAAAGGCGTGGGGC
Protein-coding regions in this window:
- a CDS encoding LTA synthase family protein produces the protein MKSLSNALFSLFLKGFYFTFFMSLLFVFNRIGFIIYTGYYKHALKNPIFDEIIKTLFNGARYDNRVVSSLAILFILIGLLGLLAPKHQTRMLNVVACFSIVIILFLNIANIVYYGIYGNVFDENLLEFLHEDTLTILKMSGEYPIFSSFSLFIILSVLISFIYFKLQNALFKPTNVYQTTKPLKTFILFALFSLTQMFYINAQLSFVGASLDLSIEPAKDPFLMKITPGAFRNLYLLARNYRQSHNLKFSDFAKETPLEVAKNYFNLKENPSNNLYELLTQTSRNNSNQTIQHVFYIVSESLSSWHFDPKFDAIGLTSALQNLVKKEHAYMLSAFIESAPRTVKSLDVQITGLPYINDNNLVNSGVILKSFPMAIGNIMKTLGYKNNFYYGGSGIWNKLTSFTKKQGFHALYFNNHLLEFAKNKPYPKPIESNWGVHDNILFDYILENTNPNEKTFSMVMTLSNHAIKNVNLKAFGVPLEKIQKFVENTPKAENIPDANSLGHIYWYDKVVVNFIQKASQKFPNSLFIITGDHFDRSYEYAKNDLYTIKSVPLILFAPTLKPEKISQVGSHLDIAPTIVELVAPKGFQFVSFGKPLFSNNTTNSPSHPNYALGYEAIATKDYFYNPSLGLRYLNENHKEQKDKQNDKTKASHFYQQLESLKALSYYLLYHGANLKD
- the folD gene encoding bifunctional methylenetetrahydrofolate dehydrogenase/methenyltetrahydrofolate cyclohydrolase FolD; the encoded protein is MPNRGVVLLDGQALAYDIEKDLKNKIQIITTQTHKRPKLAVILVGKDPASITYVNMKIKACERVGMDFDLKTLQENITEAKLLSLIKDYNTDQNISGVLVQLPLPRHIDTKMILEAIDPSKDVDGFHPLNIGKLCTQKESFLPATPMGVMRLLEHYHIEIKGKDVAIIGASNIIGKPLSMLMLNAGASVSVCHILTKDISFYTQNADIICVGVGKPDLIKASMLKKGAVVVDIGINHLNDGRIVGDVDFNNAQKVAGFITPVPKGVGPMTIVSLLENTLIAFEKQQRKGF